From one Triticum urartu cultivar G1812 chromosome 3, Tu2.1, whole genome shotgun sequence genomic stretch:
- the LOC125546992 gene encoding SAM50-like protein SPAC17C9.06: PCARFHFHFSPETPAVAIAADSTAEQAPNPAPHEPSDEPRKAPDQPDRGEDNGVDFDEEDDPEELDGPAAYKEKVKAVFRRLHAEPVRIRVHDVIIRGNFKTRGSLIEAEVGDLLRSPGTVQGLVRASSHANALLRRLDVFDSVSITLDAGPPGFPGTANVTIQVVEAARPYNRGIFFFPKKEVISWPVEGWFMLKNLFGYGDMWDVSGEYGWDQSSKIDIGVYLPRLKSIPTPLTARASILSEDWLKFSSYKERLLGLKFGLLSTWHHNLSYDLAWRTLTDPSQMASESIRRQLGHNLLSALSYAYKIDKRDSEFRPTKGYAFVSTSQVGGLWKNGLRFFRQGFDVRGAVPFSFCNAALNVGISAGVILPLSRGFMELPSPVPDRFYLGGLSSPVCSLGVISSLLGFKTRGVGPSEPQRSVPGESVTVDAAASTGRDYLGGDLAVSAFADLSFDLPLKLFRDNGIHGHAFLCAGNLAKLSEGEFKNFSFPEFRRTFRSSAGVGIVFPTSLFRMELNYCHILKKHEHDHGKSGIQFSFSLE; the protein is encoded by the exons CCTTGTGCGAGATTCCATTTCCACTTCTCGCCCGAAACCCCAGCCGTGGCGATCGCCGCGGATTCCACCGCCGAGCAAGCCCCGAACCCTGCTCCCCACGAGCCTTCGGACGAGCCCCGCAAGGCTCCCGACCAGCCCGACCGTGGCGAGGACAATGGGGTCGACttcgacgaggaggacgatccagAGGAGCTGGACGGGCCGGCGGCGTACAAGGAGAAGGTGAAGGCCGTCTTCCGTCGCCTGCACGCCGAGCCCGTCCGCATCCGCGTCCACGACGTCATCATCAGGGGCAATTTCAAGACTCGCGGCTCCCTCATCGAGGCGGAGGTCGGCGACCTGCTCCGCTCTCCCGGTACCGTGCAGGGCCTGGTGCGCGCCTCCAGCCATGCCAACGCGCTGCTGCGCCGTCTCGACGTGTTCGACTCCGTCTCCATCACCCTCGACGCCGGTCCGCCGGGGTTCCCCGGTACTGCGAACGTCACCATCCAAGTCGTGGAGGCGGCCAGACCCTACAATCGTGgcatcttcttcttccccaaGAAAGAG GTAATATCATGGCCAGTTGAAGGATGGTTCATGTTGAAGAACCTATTTGGTTACGGGGACATGTGGGATGTTTCAGGGGAATATGGTTGGGATCAGTCATCAAAGATAGACATTGGAGTGTACCTGCCAAGATTGAAATCAATACCAACACCTTTGACGGCTCGGGCATCAATCCTTTCCGAAGATTGGCTGaagttttcatcatacaaggAGCGTCTTCTTGGCCTTAAGTTTGGTTTGCTTTCAACCTGGCACCATAACTTGTCTTATGATCTGGCATGGCGTACCTTAACTGATCCCTCACAAATGGCATCAGAATCCATAAGGAGGCAGCTAGGCCACAATCTGCTTTCTGCACTGAGTTATGCATATAAAATAGATAAAAGAGATTCAGAATTCCGGCCAACAAAAGGATATGCATTTGTCTCAACTTCTCAAGTTGGTGGTCTATGGAAAAATGGATTACGATTCTTCCGCCAG GGGTTTGATGTTCGCGGCGCTGTTCCATTCAGTTTTTGCAATGCTGCCCTTAATGTTGGCATATCAGCAGGGGTGATTCTACCTTTGAGCAGAGGATTTATGGAATTGCCTTCACCTGTCCCTGATAGATTTTACCTAGGAGGTCTTTCTTCCCCTGTATGCAGCCTTGGTGTGATATCATCTCTGTTGGGTTTCAAAACAAGAGGAGTTGGCCCATCCGAACCACAGAGATCTGTCCCAGGCGAGTCAGTTACGGTCGACGCTGCTGCCTCTACAGGGAGGGATTACTTGGGAGGCGATCTTGCTGTTTCTGCATTTGCTGATCTATCCTTTGATTTGCCCCTAAAGCTGTTCAGAGATAATGGAATTCATGGTCATGCATTTCTTTGTGCTGGAAATCTTGCCAAGTTGTCTGAGGGTGAGTTTAAGAATTTCTCATTCCCTGAGTTTCGGCGCACATTCAGAAGCTCTGCTGGTGTTGGCATTGTCTTTCCAACCTCACTTTTCCGGATGGAG TTAAATTACTGCCATATCTTGAAGAAACATGAACATGATCATGGAAAGAGTGGAATTCAGTTCAGCTTCTCCTTGGAGTAG
- the LOC125548780 gene encoding probable metal-nicotianamine transporter YSL18, whose protein sequence is MEPIGDPREGPSTERAFEEQTIPPWTEQVTPRAVVASLVLGAAFSGVMMNLVFTSGIVPTLNITAGLLGFFLLKAWTRLLDKLGVSYVPFTRHENVVVQTCVVACASMTYSGGFGSYLLAMDHRTAEKINTGEVHGRNVSEPTLPRIMAFYFLISFVGILAIIPMRKTMIIRHRLTFPSGSATAHLINSFHTPYGAMQAKKQVSLMIQSCLGSFLISIFQWFYSGGPHCGMTFFPSFGLDAFNRGFYLNLNGTYVGVGMISPYLINISMLVGAIVSWGFMWPYIETKEGSWYAADLQEGSLRGINGYKVFGAIGMILGDGIFQLVVIMVRTLQTMRHHQLEAAEALRSFSDANAVPRNVLSFDDRRRTQVFLREHVPGTLAMGGYAALALLSTVAIPRLYGQVRHYHVATAYVFAPLLAFCNAYGTGVAETNFAAQYSKLVILLFASWIGYGNGGVVGSLVICGVVSSVVSTASDFMSDFKTGYLTLTSPRALFVSQVIGTGIGCVVNPAVFTVFHHFYEEAGNKIYQVPLAKIYRAIAVVGVGDLDLPRHCLSMSVGFFVLALAVCALREAAVHYKWRARNFIPSVTGMAMSFLLVPAVAIDMCVGSLVLYLWTRSDRDGAQAFGPVLASGLICGDGLFSIPYALLARYDVTPPICIWFVAREQNEKLDAYLATVLEKSR, encoded by the exons ATGGAGCCGATCGGCGACCCGCGGGAGGGGCCGTCGACGGAGCGCGCGTTCGAGGAGCAGACCATCCCGCCATGGACGGAGCAGGTGACGCCGCGCGCCGTGGTGGCGAGCCTGGTCCTGGGCGCGGCCTTCAGCGGCGTCATGATGAACCTGGTGTTCACGTCGGGGATCGTCCCCACGCTGAACATCACCGCTGGCCTGCTGGGCTTCTTCCTCCTCAAGGCGTGGACGCGCCTGCTCGACAAGCTCGGCGTGTCCTACGTCCCCTTCACCCGCCACGAGAACGTCGTCGTCCAGACCTGCGTCGTCGCCTGCGCCAGCATGACCTACAGCG GAGGGTTCGGGTCGTACCTGCTCGCCATGGACCATAGGACGGCGGAGAAGATCAACACCGGCGAGGTCCACGGCAGAAACGTCAGCGAGCCGACGCTACCCCGGATTATGGCCTTCTACTTCCTCATCAGCTTCGTCGGAATTCTCGCCATTATCCCCATGAGGAAG ACGATGATCATCCGGCACCGGCTGACGTTTCCGAGCGGCTCAGCTACGGCTCACCTCATCAACAGCTTCCATACCCCTTACGGAGCCATGCAAGCAAA GAAGCAAGTGTCTCTGATGATCCAGTCGTGCCTGGGAAGCTTTCTCATCTCCATCTTCCAATGGTTCTACTCCGGCGGACCGCATTGTGGCATGACCTTCTTCCCTTCATTTGGGCTCGACGCCTTCAATCGCGG CTTCTACCTCAATTTGAACGGGACATACGTCGGCGTCGGGATGATCAGCCCTTACCTGATAAACATCTCGATGCTGGTCGGGGCCATCGTCTCCTGGGGATTCATGTGGCCCTACATCGAAACCAAAGAGGGGAGCTGGTACGCCGCCGATCTCCAGGAAGGCAGTTTGCGTGGCATCAACGGCTACAAG GTGTTTGGCGCCATAGGCATGATCCTGGGCGACGGCATCTTCCAGCTGGTGGTGATCATGGTGAGGACCCTGCAGACGATGCGGCACCACCagctggaggcggcggaggcgctgCGGTCCTTCTCCGACGCCAACGCGGTGCCGCGCAACGTGCTCAGCTTCGACGACCGGCGCCGGACGCAGGTGTTCCTCCGGGAGCACGTCCCGGGCACCCTGGCCATGGGCGGCTACGCGGCCCTGGCGCTGCTGTCCACCGTCGCCATCCCGCGCCTCTACGGCCAGGTGCGGCACTACCACGTGGCGACGGCGTACGTGTTCGCGCCGCTGCTGGCCTTCTGCAACGCCTACGGCACGGGCGTGGCCGAGACCAACTTCGCGGCGCAGTACAGCAAGCTGGTGATCCTGCTGTTCGCGTCGTGGATCGGGTACGGCAACGGCGGGGTGGTGGGGAGCCTCGTCATCTGCGGCGTCGTCTCGTCCGTCGTCTCCACCGCCTCCGACTTCATGTCGGACTTCAAGACCGGGTACCTGACGCTCACCTCGCCGCGGGCGCTCTTCGTGAGCCAGGTCATCGGGACCGGCATCGGCTGCGTCGTCAACCCGGCCGTGTTCACCGTGTTCCACCACTTCTACGAGGAGGCCGGGAACAAGATCTACCAGGTGCCGCTGGCCAAGATCTACCGGGCCATCGCCGTGGTCGGCGTCGGCGACCTGGACCTGCCCAGGCACTGCCTGAGCATGAGCGTGGGCTTCTTCGTGCTGGCGCTGGCGGTGTGCGCGCTGCGGGAGGCGGCGGTGCACTACAAGTGGCGCGCGCGGAACTTCATCCCGAGCGTCACCGGCATGGCCATGTCGTTCCTTCTGGTGCCGGCGGTGGCCATCGACATGTGCGTCGGCAGCCTGGTGCTCTACCTGTGGACCAGGTCGGACAGGGACGGCGCGCAGGCGTTCGGGCCGGTGCTCGCGTCCGGGCTCATCTGCGGCGACGGGCTCTTCTCCATCCCCTACGCGCTGCTCGCCAGGTACGACGTCACGCCGCCCATCTGCATCTGGTTCGTCGCCAGGGAGCAGAACGAGAAGCTGGACGCCTACCTGGCCACTGTACTTGAGAAGTCTCGATGA